CCACAAAGCCACTAAGCCAGGAAGAGAATGATAGAATAGCACACGGATGACACAGATTTTGGCGGATTCTCACGGATTTTTTCTAATAAATTTTTATCCGTGTCAATCCGTCTCATCCGTGTAATCCGTGTGCTATTATTGGTAATCTTTGTGTCTTTGTGCCTTAAAAGCTGAATAGTTACAAAAATTCCCCCTCAACTTTCATTACCCCCTGAACGGTTACTTTTTTTTCAATTCGCGATTCGCGATCCGCAATTCGCAATTATTGCCTATGATACAGCTTATGGGTCATAATGTATTCCTCCACGCCTGCAGGGACTAAATATTTAATTGAGCGTCCTTGTTTTATCCGGTTTCTTATTTCGGTAGAGGAGATGTCCAGACCGGGTATTTCTAAAAAGCGGGTGTAGGGGAGATAACTCTTATCAACCTTTAAGGTAAAATTTGGTCTATTAATAACCACAAATTGACACAGCTTAGGTATATCTTCAATCTCTTTCCAGGTAGAGAGGTCCAGGGCAGCATCGGCCCCCAGGATGAGAAATAGCCGGCTGGCCGGTCCCCACTCTAATTTAAACTCTTCCAAGGTATCTTTCGAGTAAGACTTGCCGCCCCTTACCATCTCACGGTCAGAGATGAAGAAATAGGGATTGTCTTTTATGGCGATATCGACCATCCGGTAGCGATCTTGAGAAGCAGCCTCTGGTTCTGCCTTGTGGGGAGGGCTGGCGGCAGGGACAAAGATGACCTTTTTCAGTCCCAGCTCTTCTCTGGCCATCTCTGCGGCCAGTAAATGCCCGTAGTGGATGGGATCGAAGGTTCCAC
This genomic interval from bacterium contains the following:
- the nadD gene encoding nicotinate-nucleotide adenylyltransferase — protein: MIEIGVLGGTFDPIHYGHLLAAEMAREELGLKKVIFVPAASPPHKAEPEAASQDRYRMVDIAIKDNPYFFISDREMVRGGKSYSKDTLEEFKLEWGPASRLFLILGADAALDLSTWKEIEDIPKLCQFVVINRPNFTLKVDKSYLPYTRFLEIPGLDISSTEIRNRIKQGRSIKYLVPAGVEEYIMTHKLYHRQ